One window from the genome of Dyadobacter sp. CECT 9275 encodes:
- a CDS encoding SusD/RagB family nutrient-binding outer membrane lipoprotein — protein MKLYSKKILTGLAAFVAVCAGSCTSDFEKINTDPTLVTEEIIKPSMLLTSVQKYSVFSTYNLSIVAEYSGYYSNGASGSIFQNANWNDPFNEYYRNYLINTAEIVRLTSKDPKLVNQHAMGRIWKVWLYSQLTDLYGDVPYFEAVQNVANVINQPKYDSQQEIYKDLLKELKESAAALNADPTLPSFGAADIVMQGNVDKWRRFANSLRLRLATRIRYADEALAKQHIAEVVTAPLIDDNSFNVFLTTVNGSDTRNRNPLWNDPLNDYPQSVSFTVTETLKMLKDPRLPVFLLPATDGVSGYRGRPIAVLPDEKNYTIENSASQQKFFREAVYPIMIMNAAEVSFLKAEAALAGYTSENAQALFTKGITQSLTQYKVTNEATASYLASAAATLKGSQEEKLEQIIVQKFLGNYFQINEGYAEFRRTGYPKIWTGSDKGSTGGEIPRRLTYPLDEYSKNETNIKAAVQRLSKGDTYMSRIWWDAKAGLPFHHPRQGQYPPEMY, from the coding sequence ATGAAATTATATTCAAAGAAAATCCTGACGGGACTGGCAGCATTTGTTGCCGTTTGTGCGGGATCCTGTACCTCAGATTTTGAGAAGATCAACACCGATCCCACACTGGTGACAGAGGAAATTATCAAACCTTCCATGTTGCTTACTTCAGTGCAGAAATATTCGGTATTCAGTACCTACAATCTGAGTATTGTGGCGGAGTATTCGGGTTATTATTCTAATGGTGCATCGGGCTCCATCTTTCAGAACGCCAACTGGAATGATCCCTTCAACGAGTACTACCGCAATTATCTGATCAATACGGCTGAGATAGTCCGCCTTACTTCCAAGGATCCGAAGCTGGTCAATCAGCATGCAATGGGGAGGATATGGAAGGTATGGCTTTATTCACAGCTGACCGATCTGTATGGTGATGTGCCTTATTTTGAAGCCGTACAAAACGTAGCGAATGTGATTAACCAGCCGAAGTACGATTCGCAGCAGGAAATATACAAAGACCTCCTGAAGGAACTGAAAGAGTCGGCCGCGGCACTGAATGCTGACCCCACCCTGCCATCTTTCGGCGCGGCGGATATCGTGATGCAGGGGAACGTGGATAAATGGAGACGATTTGCCAATTCATTGCGTCTGCGTCTGGCAACACGCATCCGCTACGCAGATGAGGCACTTGCAAAACAGCATATTGCGGAAGTAGTTACGGCTCCTTTGATAGATGATAATTCGTTCAATGTATTTCTTACTACCGTTAACGGTTCCGACACCAGAAACAGAAACCCACTTTGGAACGATCCGCTCAATGATTATCCGCAATCGGTATCTTTCACAGTGACCGAAACCTTGAAAATGCTGAAAGACCCGCGGCTACCTGTATTTCTGCTACCTGCAACGGACGGCGTGTCGGGGTACCGGGGCAGGCCGATTGCCGTACTGCCTGACGAAAAAAACTATACGATAGAAAACAGTGCAAGTCAGCAGAAGTTCTTCAGGGAAGCGGTGTATCCGATCATGATCATGAATGCGGCGGAGGTATCATTCCTGAAAGCAGAAGCTGCGCTGGCGGGTTATACCTCAGAAAATGCGCAGGCGCTTTTCACCAAGGGAATTACACAGTCGCTGACACAATATAAGGTAACCAACGAAGCTACTGCTTCCTATCTGGCGTCGGCAGCGGCAACGCTAAAAGGATCGCAGGAGGAAAAGCTGGAACAGATCATTGTTCAGAAATTCCTTGGTAATTATTTCCAGATTAATGAAGGATATGCGGAATTCAGAAGAACGGGCTATCCCAAAATATGGACAGGCTCAGACAAGGGAAGTACGGGCGGAGAAATTCCGCGCAGGCTTACTTATCCGCTGGACGAATATTCAAAAAATGAAACCAATATTAAAGCTGCGGTTCAGCGCCTTTCAAAGGGGGATACGTATATGAGCCGGATATGGTGGGATGCAAAAGCGGGGCTTCCTTTCCATCACCCCAGACAAGGCCAGTATCCGCCAGAAATGTATTGA
- a CDS encoding alpha/beta fold hydrolase, whose protein sequence is MVKFVNIIFISAFCSMFFSFVRARTYVQSAVPRSVPESDSARRKAVLTRILSQMPADDTLKGHVSYEDKTFGDWLSRTGELPPDFDKMPSTPFLPDPLTMLSEGKDTPITTPEQWQRKRSWLKEQIQYYLSGTYPAQPQNLTAEIKKEERDGTVLLQEVRLRFGPGREAALTIEMMIPPGKGPFPVFITQWNHREWAQLAVRRGYVACVVANADLRDDTESYARIWAGKHDFTRLMRRAFGSFVAVDYLYTLPFIDQKQIGMTGHSRNGKLSMLAGAFDERITAVVSSSGGSGAEIPWRYATPQYVVEDIALLTTAQPAWFHPRLRFFIGNENKLPVDQHSYMALMAPRALLLSTSANESASNPWGAEQAFQSARQVYRLLGAEDQLAIRFRGGFHGTSARDIEDYLDFFDYVFNRNGPKPENKLLYHYTFEKWLTLSGEKTDPLDWPERTAKEMLITPRGKQIGTAKDWEIRKEEILKSIRWTLGEEPAGLHHNGAQHLKNNGAGEDNFGSFLPRPVETSAMGIMKITPYKGFGDYLYGNVYYPKNKVKDGQRTKLPAIIYLHPYDYSKGFSTTDHQYGLQSFFEKLTSQGYAVFAFDMIGFGNRIDEGTRFYERYPHWSKMGKMITDARSAVDALGKLDIIDQSKIYIAGQSLGGTVGLFTAALDQRIAGIVAVAGFAPMHTNVPGQAGIRTLSHLHGLMPRLGFFVQHEERLPFDFQEILAAIAPRPILIIAPEYDTEAVLPAIEEAVREASRVHRFYPKSGDIQVLKPKSENRLSGEIKSVVYKWASEH, encoded by the coding sequence ATGGTAAAATTTGTGAACATCATTTTCATCTCTGCGTTTTGCAGTATGTTCTTTTCTTTTGTACGGGCGCGAACATACGTTCAGTCAGCAGTACCTCGGTCTGTTCCTGAGTCGGACTCTGCCAGACGTAAGGCTGTTCTGACCCGGATACTGTCACAGATGCCCGCTGACGATACCCTGAAAGGCCATGTTTCTTATGAAGATAAAACGTTCGGCGACTGGCTTTCAAGAACCGGCGAATTACCCCCGGATTTTGATAAAATGCCTTCAACTCCTTTCCTGCCCGATCCGCTCACGATGCTGTCCGAAGGGAAGGATACACCCATTACAACACCTGAACAATGGCAAAGAAAACGCAGCTGGCTGAAGGAGCAGATACAGTACTATCTTTCTGGTACTTATCCGGCACAGCCCCAGAACCTGACCGCCGAAATCAAAAAGGAGGAAAGGGACGGAACCGTATTGTTGCAGGAAGTTCGTCTCAGATTCGGGCCGGGCAGGGAGGCTGCGCTCACAATTGAAATGATGATACCGCCGGGGAAGGGCCCGTTCCCGGTATTTATTACCCAGTGGAATCATCGTGAATGGGCGCAGCTGGCGGTGAGGCGCGGTTATGTGGCTTGCGTAGTTGCCAACGCGGACCTTCGGGACGATACCGAATCTTATGCCCGTATATGGGCAGGCAAGCACGACTTTACCCGCCTGATGCGTCGTGCATTTGGTTCGTTTGTTGCGGTGGATTATCTGTACACACTTCCTTTTATTGATCAGAAACAGATTGGAATGACAGGGCATTCCCGGAATGGGAAATTATCCATGCTCGCTGGAGCTTTTGATGAGCGGATTACAGCAGTAGTATCAAGCAGTGGAGGCTCCGGTGCGGAAATTCCCTGGCGATATGCAACGCCTCAGTATGTTGTGGAAGATATTGCGCTCCTGACGACGGCGCAGCCGGCCTGGTTCCATCCCCGGCTCAGATTTTTCATTGGGAACGAAAATAAACTGCCTGTAGACCAGCATTCGTATATGGCTTTGATGGCGCCAAGGGCCTTGCTGCTCAGTACCTCGGCCAACGAGTCGGCCTCTAATCCCTGGGGCGCCGAGCAGGCCTTTCAATCAGCTCGGCAGGTTTACAGGTTGCTGGGAGCCGAAGATCAGCTTGCAATCCGGTTCAGAGGTGGTTTTCATGGTACCTCGGCCAGGGATATAGAAGATTACCTCGACTTCTTCGATTATGTGTTCAACCGAAACGGGCCGAAGCCGGAGAACAAGCTGTTGTATCACTACACTTTTGAAAAATGGCTGACACTTTCAGGCGAAAAGACCGATCCGCTGGACTGGCCGGAAAGAACTGCAAAAGAGATGCTGATCACCCCGCGAGGCAAGCAGATTGGCACCGCAAAAGACTGGGAGATCAGAAAGGAGGAAATTCTTAAAAGTATCCGCTGGACCCTTGGCGAAGAGCCTGCCGGACTGCATCACAATGGTGCGCAGCATCTGAAAAACAATGGGGCAGGGGAAGACAATTTCGGTAGCTTTTTACCGAGGCCTGTTGAAACATCTGCTATGGGTATCATGAAAATAACGCCCTACAAAGGTTTCGGAGATTATTTATACGGAAACGTTTACTATCCCAAAAATAAGGTGAAGGATGGGCAGAGAACAAAATTGCCCGCTATCATTTACTTACATCCATACGATTATTCCAAAGGGTTTTCTACCACAGACCATCAATATGGACTACAGTCGTTCTTTGAAAAACTGACCAGCCAGGGATATGCAGTGTTTGCTTTTGATATGATCGGTTTTGGCAACCGGATCGACGAAGGTACCCGTTTTTATGAACGTTATCCGCATTGGTCCAAAATGGGGAAGATGATAACCGATGCCCGGAGTGCCGTGGATGCCCTCGGGAAACTGGACATCATTGATCAATCAAAAATTTACATTGCCGGGCAGTCATTGGGCGGAACCGTGGGATTGTTTACGGCCGCCCTGGATCAACGTATTGCGGGGATCGTTGCAGTGGCTGGTTTTGCACCCATGCATACCAATGTGCCTGGCCAGGCAGGTATCAGGACGCTTTCACATTTGCACGGACTCATGCCCAGGCTGGGATTTTTTGTACAGCATGAGGAGCGATTACCTTTTGATTTTCAGGAGATACTGGCGGCGATAGCCCCCAGGCCAATACTAATAATTGCTCCCGAATATGACACGGAAGCCGTGCTCCCCGCCATAGAGGAGGCGGTCAGGGAAGCGTCACGTGTTCACCGCTTTTATCCTAAATCCGGCGATATACAGGTGCTGAAACCAAAGTCCGAAAACCGATTGTCCGGGGAGATAAAGTCAGTTGTATACAAGTGGGCCAGTGAGCATTAA
- a CDS encoding SusC/RagA family TonB-linked outer membrane protein yields MKLNNLLPRSFILCISLMLCIDAALAQVRTITGTVTDGENQTLPGTTVLVKGTTTGTITDAKGNYVIEVPASARSLVFSFTGFVLQEIQVEGRSQINVKMLPDANQLSEVVVTAFGIEREKKALGYSVQVVDGAKLTEARESNVANSLKGKVAGLHVNPSSGGAGGSSYVMIRGNSSLAGNGQPLYVVDGVPIDNQTLDGARVDSGRDYGDGINNINPDDIENVTVLKGPAAASIYGARGSNGVILITTKKGTRGRGIGVDINSNLTIERPNVIPTQQNVWGGGYAGTYGSLGSKTIDGVAYSTWPSWLADSWGGKMDGRPIIIDRWPEAGPVPYTGQPSDNIKDFFKTGVTKTNTIGVSGGAGAVTYRVSVSDMHNKGIIPNTKLERQTVNLRLSADVSSNLSVDGKINYVRQRATNRPQINSYSQNPMTALNLLPRFMSLDRLKTYKKEDGTMTRVNGSLNPYWTVNELTGFDTRDRVIGFISAKYKFTNWLSLQARTGTDFYTDVRYEQINQYTSGENGRVTNNQFFVKEGNSDLLLSAAGKLSGKWSGSFSLGANHLDRNQEVVGNTGTNLNVPGLYYIGNTRNVTPRQYTTRKKMNSVYFTGQIAYENFLFVDVTGRNDWSSTLGNKNQSFFYPSVATSFVFSDVARWNKDILTYGKLRASYAEAGNDASPYQTQAGYTVTSSTTYNDQPFANIRTNIPLTNLKNELKRSYEFGAELRFLNNRLGLDVTYYNASTVNQILPLEISATTGYDTRLINAGEIRNSGYEIFLTAVPVKTKNFNWDVSLNLSNNKSKVVSLAPNISTLTLMDPGYGASIQARTGEAFGNIVGYRFLRNENGDKLLTAEGKYQRAADLEVLGRIQPDYLAGLTNTLTYKAISLSALVDVRKGGQILSYSKLNQMAKGTGKFTENRENLIADGVIETGNGEYTKSTIVIPAEDYYAGAGPWNNIGETQVIDADYVALREFTIGYNLKSLFKANKFFKTVKLSVVGRNLFYFYRDAQFKEMGISPETAFSTATAAQGYETVAMPTTRSVGFNLSLSF; encoded by the coding sequence ATGAAACTAAACAATCTACTCCCAAGATCATTTATACTATGCATATCCCTGATGCTGTGCATAGACGCTGCGCTGGCTCAGGTCCGGACGATTACCGGAACCGTAACGGACGGAGAGAATCAGACGCTCCCCGGAACGACGGTGCTCGTAAAGGGCACAACCACAGGTACCATCACCGATGCCAAAGGGAACTACGTGATAGAGGTACCTGCTTCTGCCAGGTCTCTGGTATTTTCCTTCACCGGGTTTGTACTTCAGGAAATCCAGGTAGAGGGAAGGTCACAGATCAACGTGAAAATGTTGCCGGATGCCAATCAGCTCTCCGAGGTGGTTGTTACCGCTTTTGGTATCGAACGTGAAAAAAAGGCTCTCGGATATTCCGTTCAGGTGGTGGACGGAGCCAAACTGACCGAAGCCAGGGAATCCAATGTAGCAAACTCCCTGAAAGGGAAAGTGGCCGGTTTGCACGTAAACCCGTCGAGCGGTGGTGCGGGTGGTTCCAGTTATGTGATGATCAGAGGGAACAGCTCCCTGGCCGGTAACGGCCAGCCACTGTATGTAGTGGATGGTGTACCCATTGACAACCAGACGCTTGACGGAGCCAGGGTAGATAGTGGCAGGGATTATGGCGACGGGATCAATAACATCAATCCGGATGATATCGAAAATGTAACGGTTTTGAAAGGACCGGCTGCGGCCTCTATTTATGGAGCCAGGGGGTCCAACGGTGTCATCCTGATTACAACAAAAAAAGGAACCCGCGGACGTGGAATTGGTGTGGATATCAACTCAAACCTTACCATAGAACGCCCGAATGTTATCCCTACCCAGCAGAATGTATGGGGTGGGGGATATGCAGGAACGTATGGATCGCTGGGAAGCAAAACGATCGACGGTGTAGCCTATTCCACCTGGCCAAGCTGGCTGGCAGATAGCTGGGGCGGTAAAATGGACGGCAGGCCTATCATCATTGACCGCTGGCCCGAAGCCGGTCCCGTTCCTTACACCGGGCAGCCATCAGACAACATCAAGGATTTCTTTAAGACAGGCGTTACCAAAACCAATACCATTGGCGTTTCGGGCGGAGCGGGTGCTGTGACCTACCGTGTGTCGGTATCAGATATGCACAACAAGGGAATTATTCCCAATACAAAACTGGAAAGACAAACGGTGAACCTCCGCCTTTCAGCAGATGTGTCGTCGAATTTGTCTGTCGACGGAAAGATCAACTATGTTCGCCAGCGTGCTACCAACAGGCCGCAGATCAATTCCTATTCTCAAAATCCCATGACGGCTCTGAACCTCTTACCCAGATTCATGAGTCTTGACAGACTGAAAACTTATAAAAAGGAAGACGGTACCATGACGCGCGTCAATGGGTCGCTGAACCCGTACTGGACTGTAAACGAACTGACAGGTTTCGACACACGTGACAGGGTGATCGGATTTATCTCTGCCAAATACAAGTTCACCAACTGGCTGTCGCTGCAGGCCCGCACGGGAACTGACTTTTATACCGATGTGCGTTATGAGCAGATCAACCAGTATACCAGTGGGGAAAACGGGCGAGTGACCAACAATCAGTTTTTTGTGAAAGAAGGGAACAGTGATCTTTTGCTGAGCGCAGCAGGAAAGCTGTCAGGCAAATGGTCTGGCTCGTTCTCGCTCGGGGCCAACCATCTGGACAGAAATCAGGAGGTGGTAGGTAATACAGGTACTAACCTCAACGTACCGGGACTGTATTACATCGGCAACACCAGAAACGTAACGCCACGGCAATATACCACCCGCAAGAAAATGAATTCGGTGTATTTTACAGGGCAAATTGCCTATGAGAACTTTCTTTTTGTAGATGTAACGGGCAGAAATGACTGGTCTTCGACATTGGGAAATAAAAATCAATCGTTTTTTTATCCGTCCGTTGCAACCAGTTTTGTGTTCTCGGATGTCGCCCGTTGGAACAAGGACATTCTGACTTACGGTAAGCTAAGGGCTTCCTATGCCGAGGCGGGGAATGATGCAAGTCCCTATCAGACCCAGGCAGGATATACCGTTACCAGCAGTACCACCTATAATGACCAGCCGTTTGCCAATATACGTACAAATATTCCGCTGACAAACCTGAAAAACGAGTTGAAACGCTCCTATGAGTTTGGTGCGGAATTACGGTTCCTGAACAACAGATTGGGACTTGATGTTACCTACTACAACGCTTCGACCGTCAACCAGATTCTTCCGCTCGAAATTTCGGCGACAACAGGATATGATACCCGTTTGATCAACGCCGGAGAAATACGCAACAGTGGCTACGAGATATTTCTGACTGCGGTACCTGTGAAAACTAAGAACTTCAACTGGGATGTGTCGCTCAATCTTTCAAACAATAAATCAAAAGTGGTTTCGCTCGCTCCCAATATCAGCACGCTGACATTGATGGATCCGGGGTACGGTGCCAGTATCCAGGCGCGTACCGGAGAAGCATTTGGTAATATTGTAGGTTATCGTTTTCTGAGAAATGAAAATGGCGACAAACTCTTAACGGCAGAAGGAAAATACCAGCGTGCGGCAGATCTGGAAGTACTGGGCCGGATCCAGCCTGATTACCTGGCCGGACTGACCAACACATTGACTTACAAGGCCATTTCATTGAGTGCATTGGTGGATGTTCGTAAGGGCGGGCAGATATTGTCCTATTCTAAACTGAACCAGATGGCAAAAGGTACCGGGAAATTTACCGAAAACCGCGAAAACCTGATTGCCGACGGGGTGATAGAAACGGGTAACGGAGAATATACAAAAAGTACGATCGTGATACCCGCGGAAGATTATTACGCAGGAGCCGGGCCGTGGAATAACATCGGAGAAACACAGGTAATAGATGCGGACTATGTTGCGCTGAGAGAATTCACAATCGGGTATAATCTGAAATCCCTTTTCAAGGCGAATAAATTTTTCAAGACTGTGAAGCTATCCGTTGTGGGCAGGAACCTGTTTTACTTCTACCGCGATGCACAGTTTAAGGAGATGGGGATCAGTCCGGAAACAGCTTTCAGTACCGCCACTGCGGCACAGGGCTACGAAACCGTGGCAATGCCAACGACCAGAAGTGTTGGTTTCAATCTGTCTCTTTCATTCTAG